tccggtccgagaatccttctctcaccaacttcatcccggTAAAGTGGTGATCTGCACTTTTTCCCATATAACGCCTCGTATGGAGCCATGTCAATAGTTGCCTGGTAACTGTTattgtaggcgaactctataagtggaagtactgaCTCCCAGCTcactccacggtcgagcactacagctcttaacatatcttccaatgtctggatcgtcctttcggactgtccgtccgtctgtggatggaacgctgtgctgaaattcagctgagtgcctaactctcgctgtaggcttatccaaaatctagaagtaaattttgaatctcgatctgaggtgatcgttacAGGGACACCATGTAAACGTACGATCTCTCGCACGTAAATCTGTGCCAACTTGTCTGAAccgtatgtgatacgaattggtatgaaatgagcacttttggtgaggcgatcgatTACAACCCAGATGGCCGTGTTTCCCCGttgtgattttggcaatcctgtcacaaaatccattgctatatgctcccatttccattctggaatctcgagaggctgcaactttccatagggtcgttgatgcaaAGCTTTCACTTGCTGACAAGCCAGGCATTTTTCCACAAATGACgctatgcttctcttcatgccatcccaccaaaattgcttcttcaagtcctgatacatcttcgtacttccaggatgggcagtatagggtgtctcatgagcttcactcatgatctcatttCTGAGTGTCTCCTTATTGGGTACGCATAATCTCCCTTTgaaagtgagagcattatccgcctcttcgTGGTAGTATTCCCCTTTTCCCGTCCTTACTCTGAGACGGATCTTTTCTAGAGCGTCATCGTCTCTCTGggcttccacaattctggctcttaaatctggttctatgaccaaggtggatattctgctgtccactgtctccggggctcttactatttccagccgcatcttggcgaattcccggataagctcTTCCTCTTGTGTGAGGAAAACAGCTGCTTGAGGCGctgtctttctgctcaaagcatctgctactacattggctttgcctgggtggtagtttataccacagtcgtagtcCTTGACTAGTTCCAGCCATCTGCGCTGTCTCATATTCAGATCTTTCTGTTCGaaaaagtatttgagactcttatgatctgtgaagatctcacaccgaactccgtagaggtgatgtctccaaatcttcagcGCATAGACCACTGCTAATTCCAGATCGTGCgtcggatagttcaactcgtgcggcctcaattggcgtgacgcatatgctatcaccttacccctctgcatcagcacgcacccgagtccgaccttcgatgcatctgtatacaccacatagtcgacTCCCGCCTCTGGTACGGCTAGCACCGgcgctgtggtcaacttttccttaaGCAATTGGAaacttgcttcacattctggggtccagttgactttaactcctttcttgagttgttgagtcatcggccttgctattttagaaaacccctcaatgaatcttcggtagtatcctgccagtcctaggaaactccgaatttcattaggcgtcgctggtgactgccaacgttgcacggcttcaactttagcagggtctactcggatcccttctgctgtcactaagtgtccaagaaagttcactttgttaagccagaactcacacttgctaaacttagcatagaacttctcggctcttaacgtctCTAACGTAGTTCTCAGCGCTCCTCGTGTTTCTTCTCGTTCTTTGAGTACATGAGCACGTCGTCTTTAAAAGCTAGGACGACCTTGTCCAAATATGGgcggaacacgcggttcattaggTTCATGAACACGGCTGGGGCGTTTGTAAGCCCAAAAAGGCATTACCGTAAACTCGTAATGGTCATATCTGGTGCGAAGTGCAGTCTTAGGTATACCGTCTTGTCGAACTCCCAGCTGGTGATAAATCaatctcaaatccatcttcgagAACACACCACCTCCTCGCAGCTGGTCGAAGAGGTCGTCGATCCTCGGTAaaggtacttgttcttgagggttaacttgttcagctctcgatagtcgatataCATTCGCAAAGTTTCATCCTTCATCTTCACGAAGAGTACTGGTGCGCCCAACAGCGATACACTGGGTCGGATGAAACCTAGGTCTACTTATTCTTGTAACTGGATCTTAAGTTTATCTTATTTCTTAAGCGCCGTTCTATATGGTGACTGAGATCTTATGACTGATTCGAGTCATCCATTAGACGTTTCATCTCGTCTGGCTGTTGAAACCATTCCTCGTTTTAGATTTCATCGTCAGTTGAGCTGCATATTAACCTCGTAACCTCTTGCTTAGCTGAGGTAGTCTACTCTCACTTCTTCCAAGATACTTTTGTGCCTACCGCGACTCTTTCGTCATGATCTAGCGCACACTCTGTTCTACTCGCGTTAATTCTTGAACACTGGGCCGGTGCATGTGGAtgtgttggcttctttctcccaacgctATTGTCTCCATGCCCTTTTGGTTCGACTAAGCGATTCTTGGTGAGataatctagcatgactttccaaCATGGTCTAGATCTCGTGTCTATAAAACTCTATCGACAGCTCCTTTCTGAGCCGCTTAACTGAGGTGTGGCAAATCGTAGAATACTTCTTCCCGTTTTACTGCTAACGTTTGCCCTTGCTCTGTATTATAGGGCTCCCAATCGGTTCTTCTCCGATAACTCTTTAAAGGAGAATTTTGGTTCTTCCTTTCACAGTAGGGATTGTGAGGGTAGCGATGCTATCAAGCTTTCCTCTTTCCCGAATGTCTCTCCAGTTTTAGCTTTTCCTGGCCACCTCTTAGACGAATCCCTTTTGCTGATGGGATTTGTTCCGTCAAACATAAACTACGAATACACTCGTactttctccatggctttcGTTACATGCCCATaattgagtctttgttcttgtggcttacttatcttactcggagtaagcattttgatcgttcaaactaccatataggtcttttacgtcttcggacatcatttaatccacaaatattccttgatatttctctacccaaggctagttgcttctctatacaacaaaatattcgatcttccacctgcttgtcacaagcggtacgtagattcgaagtatttaacgctttgctgtcggttatgcgacgcttctggttggtgcatcatttcctgcacgtgtctccatggggacgtatttattatgcgtatctgaaagaaattgagaccatgcctttttctgctagcctcgtatcaataactcaatgattaatctaatagtcttaacttggattattattcacacaggagagtatgactgaaaatttgaagggcTACTGAATACCCAACTGGACTAGAATAACAGCTCTTGTTCAACTTATATGAATTTTCGTcgataatcgaccttgaaggtaagtattgagttcattcaaagaactacgtagTTCAACTGGTTCCAGGcaaactcatagaagctgaggctcacccctggtgggagctaggaataatcatgagataagtcatgaaaactggatggaaatgaattaactgtaaattcCCATAGTAAGCTGCAAAATAGGACAATACAGTTGTCCAATTAAACTGAAAGGATCTGGGCATCAAGGacagtggttcaaacatgtcatcgcctaagatgatcaaccacgaaaatttataaacgtaggcgattgcaatgaaggaacattgatcatgtttcaaaggcatcttgatatggaataacaaaatcacatcaatgatttcataggttcattaaggcaacgcactgaaatgaactattcagaaaGAATCAGCTAGGGCAAGCTTGTTAGGGAAAGgtgcaatatgcttgccttaacttcgagctgcagaaaaattccgagactaggaataatacatgtactgggatcgaggtcgaaaaatttcacctttgtaggatttcaaaatagggaggtaaacaaaagttccagcaccacatgaaattccctgaggaaaatgtttaactgtcttgatcactctggggatcacaacgtaagcatcgtaagaatgaaatttcattgcataggtctaagaaatcgagatataaatctccaatattgtggctcaaaggagacaacaacaaataacgatgcttgAAACATAAAGGTATCCAaaatttgggaactgaaactgagTCGCCGCTTTCCTGAAGAAaatgaaagtggcgtactacttgcagaacgtgagtcaatcaaaggtCTTAATAGCCGACAGGACATCGTTGTCCCGGAGGTTCAAAGAATGTCTGAGGAATACGCTCATTCCGAAGATCATGGATATGAACAACTGTAGAATTTAGGGTTTACGACTGGAGCTTaaacagtcaaaactttactctttatgtaCGATGAGTCAAAAAGGACTGCAGTCCATAAGCTGGAAATGAGTCAAACCTCGCACAGAAAAAGGAACACTGACATGGTACTTGCGAGTCAAAACTAGAGTCTGAATAGACGGGGGTATCGTCCTTGGAAGGACTCTTAGAAGGGATTtcattgggaatccaagtaagtactattgattataatcatcggttctagttatgtgacactccCTTGTTTTTCTTGTGGAGCTCGCACATGATAAACGCGTTCTGggaaaccatacattccaagatggggttcctcgtgctgttaaactgataaccgcagctggaggtcatactttcatatcgTTCTTGATAACTTAGAACGCCGATTCTGGTAAAACATCacattctccatcgtgcttcgtagcacgctataagtatcgcttctggatcacgtagccacttgggcttgttacgccacattagatcactttactagatcacgggtacgatctctttccgtgtagggatgcatctcccgaacaggcttgaaagtaaactattttcgttaaaacttggtctttgtaaagacattgggaacttcttggttcatcgtctagtatacatatatatatgtatactatctgtgtgcttaaaagaatggacttcctttaattgctgtctataagtagtacaatagtactttttggctcgtcttttgatttttttttttttttttgaaattctgTGGAATTAGGGGTTCTCCCTAACTGATGGTTTCAGTTGGTCTCGTCGCCGTGGAAGGCGgtaacaagttctcattctgcTAATACTTGATTCTGCAtgtctcacctaaggtacttctctaaagcactctaggttcacatACATAGTCCCCATGACATCTATTCATTCATGTCAAGCTCATAAAACACAGATACAGTAAGCATATCttatgcaaagtatcagctatcacgttgcatcttgcaagcattcaaaataaacattttcgttcccataagggctgtgaaaattattttctttttctgaaaaaaaaacttagaaaattccattttctttctcaaaatggaaaaatattttctttcttcaaaattctcttttctggacgagcgggcgtcgacccctgtttctggtgcagttgatcgtgtcgagctgaggtgttgggatcttgtactgatcattctgttcactttctagcctagtgctactgttctggactgaggcttagaaagaaggttcttgggtcagagcgaaagaaaagtgctctgataccactctgtcacgaccacaacttcctagtcaaagaaagcgcagctatttcgcgactaacaatactaaactgtctcaacacatcatcataattactgaaattaaggaaatactGTCTAAAAGTCATCAAGATAGCAAGTTATTACATCAgagtgaaatgtgggacattgtctttactgagacaaagctaggtctatgcagcggaagagttccaagacaagtataacatgtatggagacatactacactagctacccttcttttattttatcttcagtcccaacacctcctctgcctcgatcgatcaacctgcacatttaggaaaacaatatgcagggctgagtacttgatatactcagtggcttatgccgaaaactgtttttcttttaattgtctgccaagctgagtgaacgcggggtttttctgaaaataagtcccggtcactaaaatctgttatttctttctgaaatagactgcagtcttttaactttctgatgatataccatgtcaagctgtgtgaatcgggaatgtggccacattccacgatcactgggtcggccaacctggcgctagctcacgacccacgaaccggccaaccttgcgctagctcacggtccctatgtgtacactagtccgagtaggatttactgacctactgggacccgaattcgtttttaaccatgaatggcaatcacaaaataaaacatggcatgacaattcattcaaaagttcacacttattctcatagagttctgtaaataaaaaggaaagaagcccacacctcaattgcttaactcTTGCAAAATAGGTGCTTTCCCCTGTTCTGAGATTATGCGTCGaacgacgacgttcctttacaaaattaatatatttaaattagacCTCAaaaatcttgcatgaatgcatgcctaagcgtgtgcttattattttaatttctgccttctaaaattagaagtcttaaatctttaaatcggtgatttaatttgttctgtaaccggctgacccgttcggtatTAGAATTCTcggattatcttaagtatttaagaaatactttctgtgactattATAGTCCGCCTTAATTATTCACTGGCCTTTATTTCACTCACGGCTTAtaagttcttttcttccgtggcttaggaaATAATTTCCATTATACTTGAAAAGAGGCTCTTCACTAAAAGTATTAAACCGAGAACTAATTTCTTAAGTCCAGCAAGGAGTTTACTTAATCTGGGCCAAGGTATTATTTCATTAAGCATTTTCGGTCCAGCTTAACTAATTGGCCCAAatcttttcttcttctcatttAATCTGGCCCAGCTTAATTAATTCCAGGCCCAAGTGATGAATAGTGGAAAAGGCCCAAATACCCCCTTCACCAACCATCGTCactatctctctctcatttctcaaaaatccccaaattgaaAATGAGGAACCCTAGCCCCCTTTCTCTCCTTCCTCTCGGCGATTTCGCACCCCGCCACCTTCAGCGCTCCTCGCCGGCGTGTGAGGAACCGGAGTCAGCCCATTTCTATTCCGTTCCTCTCCGCATCGCACGACCGCTCCCACCCTCTGTCTCCTACTCGGCAAGAAGGGGTCTAAAATTCGGAAACCTGGGGAGGTGGAGGACTCGTCGCTGTCTAACCGGCGACCCACTACCCACCATCTCTTCCCCCTTTGAGGCATAACCTTGTACGGGCAATCTTGACGACGTTTTGTTCGCGGAGGGGTCACCCGTGGAGGGAAGACGTCGTATTCTCCGTCCTTCAGCGGCATCCCTCGGTCCACGCTGCCGTCGCCTCCATCTTCCTCCCTTCGGCGACGCTGGACCCCTCGGCTTAGGGGTGACACGCAGACGGCGGTTCTGCCGCTGCGGAGACCCTCGTAGCAGTGCGCCGTTTAATCAGGCAGTCGCCTCGCCGAAGCTAAGTTCCTACTAGTTATCTTCTTTCTCTTGTCATAGTCTAGTCCTAGTTCGCGTTTGAAAAGCAATGTGGTTGTGCTTCTATGTGACTGATTCTGTGTGGAAGACACCATTCCATGGTTCCTTTCCTCCAGTCTCAAAAGTGCTACACTACCCTAGACATGCATCCTAATGAGGCTGGGGTATGTGCAAGGGAGGTTTACTGATTTCTCAGATTCTCATGTTATCATAAATCGTTTCCATGTTTTGTTTCTATCATGCTCGAATGATGCCATTAAACTTGAGATTTAAGCTGATGGGTGTTACCTTTCCCTTGTAACCCCGCTGAACTTGCTAAGCTACTCCCTTCCTTGGTCTTGACCTCTCTTGCTCCTCCGCTTGCTGCTCCGTTTAGTAACTAGTTTGTTGTGTGGTGGGGGATGGAACTGAGGAGGAGATTGGCATATTTATGCACagcttgtaactgaaagctgcacaaTGACTGAGGTACTTGGCTGACCTTGCAGCATTctttaactgattttggtgttttgtgctgccttgtactctgattcattcatgaattttgtcttcttttgcagGTGCACACTAGAGGTGGCACTGTGGGGGCTGATTTCCGGACTATAACCGGTTTGGGTAGGGAAAGCAAGggctgttatctgcagctttgcAGAGTATTAGCTGGAGGGGAGCCTGCTGGCTGGAGTTTGCTTCTTTCGGTCCAACACTCACTCACATTTCTGCAAggtattgtttccccttccctttcttaatacacttctcttgttgtctctgtaaacgattgaggagatctaacggctgttgaaacgagttgtcataacagccgagctcttcttcatgttttgatctttctctccagatcacggagttgccgagcttggtgccgaactgccgtgcttggtggcgaactgccgaactcggtgccgaactgccgtgcttggtggcgaactgccgagctcggtgccgaactgccgtgcttggtggcgaactgccgaactcggtgccgaactgccgtgcttggtggctGCTCGTTTGGCTGGTGTGAGCCGTGGAGTGCAGGGATAAAGCAACCTcttacctttctttttttttcggtAAGTTTTGGTCTTCAAAGCTCAAAGTAGGTTTGTTCCTTATCCTTGCTTACTTTGCCAACTAAAAGCTTTAGTGTCTTATGTAACCTCTTGTTTATCTTGTTGTTTTCTGGCAGGGACAAGAGGCTGACTCTTCTCGGTTGTTGTCTCGTCTGTTCAGCCCAACGGGCCATCGGAAACTGGGCCGAAACCATGCTAGAAGAAGGGCCCGAAGCTAGTAGTTTCATTTGTAAAGAGATAGGGTTTCTATTTgaaattctctctttttcttaaCATGTAAAAGTTTATTGGTGTGTATTTAATTCCAAACACTTGAAATTTGGTGGCTTTGAAATTTCTGAAGTTGTACTTGTACccttattcaagaaataaaaatactctttcattcgtcaataaaagttctagtattttatttcataattcccgagaaatctaagtctcggctattacaaaAAGACTACATCATACttaacttaaaaaaaaactacttcatacttatattttataaaaactacattactaaatttaaaaaaacctAACCAGTCATCTAAATCTAACTTTTTGCTCATATTGCTGATAATCTTCTCAAGCCTTCGTCGGGCGGCCGGATCGGGTTCATGATGAAAGTTGTTTTGCGTGTCAATTATAAACCAATACTCACATACCTCGCGAAAACACCGAACTCCTGGATTGCTGCGGCCACGAGCTGAGTAGACGGAGCAGGCGGAGCCTACGAGTGAGCCGATCTAGACGCGGCTGCGTTCCCTTTGGCCTGGGCTTTGGCAGTCTTGTTGCCAACGGGACGCCTAAAAGTAGACGTAGGCGTGCCGGAATTCCCTTCCGGCTCAGCATTAAGATCCATAGGCGATGGGCCGCTGCTCGTGCAACCGCCATTGGCGGTATTCTTCGTTCGCTTCGCAGCTGAGGATGCGGTCGGTATCCCTCCGTCGAACTTCGACTTGTCCTCAAGATTACCTAAATGTTGTAGAACTTGAACTGCCTGTACTTCAACTGGTACTCGGCTATTGACTTCTGGATCACATctgttagagtttagtatactgaaagtatctttcgaatgcttgtatatgtaataactcttcTATCCTTTTTTACCATTTAATGAGAaagaatattttgttacaatgtgttttgcttatgtattgcttatgtatttatgagatgttgaaatgtgttttccatttaaatacatagtttaagtAAAATGAGTCTAcgtcttctacatagtagacgagttgtgagcggcgttcacagtaggtaacttgtcaATTCTTGTAGAAGGAAAACTGTTtccctagataggctttgactacctatcgtaaAAGGTTGCTATGTTAGTCCGAAACTTTCCTTATctaaggaaatgaacgacgtcgGTGTGGTAAACACTGAAATgatcaaacagtgagataagtctttcttggctatttactgaaagacgaggtctcggtgattgtcgtttcttaatcgttgttgacataacattgagcatacgatgttaattgaaaactactttgacttatcaaatggtgatgTTATTTCATTGTCCAAAAATCCTGATAGATTAGGTAAcgatcattaatgtctaagtggtgctaatattgttattgcaatgaatcgtgtgctgggagagACCAGTATGAttatatcctcaagaggtgtttttAAAAAggatttattattcagaaaactgacaagttggaatttattccatgaataataaataatgtttataAACTAGACATCTCTtggaaaaacaaattaattaataaaacttagATAGTagacttgatattaattaatgtatattagatcttaaacacgagaaatgatttaattaaagaggaagtcccggaatactcgtaatttcagtttggacgggcagtcaatattatatctatagtggatgataataacaTTTAAGTTTGGGCATGAATTaaattacttttaatttaattggtgaaagcctgaactgtggcccaatccaatcctccacaTATTCCTGGTCTGgcacaaaataattaattaacttaatataaaagggagaagaagataagataaaattaattctacCGATAATTTTCAATCTCTGCGTtttgagagaagagaaaaatatcgatatattcAATTATTAGGGTTCTAAATTTATGTCTTCAATTCTTCTTCAgcttttgaggatttgacaagctttgcccacacaaaggtcAATTCCGAGTTAAAGGGAACAGATCAGAAGATTCGTGGTAGATATCGATTGAAGAAGGAATTCGAATTCAATTACTTGAACTTATACGGTAAATAGTtgtatttaattgcatatatttTTAGTATGATCTGTGATTATATGCTTATGAACATGTTTTCTAGTGTACAACCtgaaaaagcatgtttagatctgaaaaagcatgtttatatgtaaatatttcaatcaaactaaatagatCCGCTGTGAAAACAAACAATTGGTATCAAAGCCTGTTTTTAGGCTCTGATTGTTTGATTTACTACATGCTTTGATTGTATGAAAATATGTTTATTGTTTTCAATGCATGTTTGAGTGTTTCAATtaattccttgatgaatttaCTTTTGTCAAACTACAAACATTCGAAGCATTTGAATCTAGGGTTCTTAGATCATGAGCAGCCGGCGCGCCGGGGCTGCTCGTGGCCTTGGGACAGCTCCTAGATTTAATATTTGGCAAGGATTATGCCCTACGGCATGCTCACCTAGGGCTGGACAATCTCGTGTCAAGGAAATCAATGTCATGAAGTCATAACCTAGCTGACCAGAATTCACGCAAAGCTAGGGAGCGGCTGGCACTTTATCGCCGAGAGCTGCTCCTTCAATGGAAATTCAGTGGGAGCTGCCGGTTTAAAGCCGAGGGCAGCTCCAGAGCACACACGTTTTGTTGACGGGAAGCAAGCGCCGATGGTCGACAAGTTTCGACCGTGTTACGGGGCAGACTGGTCGACGAATTGGGAGCCGAAGAGCGCTGCTGGCTGTTTTTCAAGCCGAGAGCAGCGCCGGCGATTCCCGGGGTATGTGACTAACACAGACAGCTGCTGGTTGTGTTCTTCACGCCGAGAGCAGCCTGTTGTGACAGACACGGGCATACAGCGAATACGTCGGGTGGATGGAGGCTGCTGACCGAGTCTTCTCGGGCGAGAGCAGCACCATACTGCCTGACTGACGATCGATTTCAGGTTGTTGCTGGACGTGGGAGAAACCGGAGCTGTTCGTCGTCAGTGGCAGGGCCTAGCTGTGGTTAGCTCACGGCCAAGAGCAGCGCCTGGACTTGCCGCGAGATCAGGAGTTTGAAACTGAATTCCGTGATTTGCGTGAATTAAGGATCGGTTTGATAAATGGGATCTATATTATATCATTGCGTGAATAAGtgcaatattttttttggtatgTTACGTGACGTGGTTTGTGCAATATTTTTATTGTGTCATTgcatgttttgtgaacaaattCATTTGTTATGTTgcataaatattattaaaatattgtaGAGACACCATTCATTTGGTTTCTAAGTTAGTGATATGTTTTACGTGAATGTGAATTAGACACCATGTCTCATTGGAAATAGTTTTGGTAATTTTATCACATAATGTGAGATCCTGATCATCTTCTAATGTCTTATCTTGGAGAGTTCTAAATCTTTCACTTCTCGCATTTTGAAGATCGATCAAGGCTTTTCTAAGGCAAGTCCTTCTCCAAATGTGAAATCGGGATCATGTTGCCTTTTCTCGAGATCATATATCCTCCTCGACAACGTTCTAACAACTAACGCCTCCCCGACAACGGCGCTAAAAACTTGTTGTGATTTTTAGGGTGCAATTTAAGTACACAAAACAAGTAATAATTCCCTAAAAATACTACTTCTGCAAGTATACAGACGTGCAATGCAGT
This sequence is a window from Salvia splendens isolate huo1 chromosome 5, SspV2, whole genome shotgun sequence. Protein-coding genes within it:
- the LOC121803989 gene encoding uncharacterized protein LOC121803989, whose translation is MTEVHTRGGTVGADFRTITGLGRESKGCYLQLCRVLAGGEPAGWSLLLSVQHSLTFLQDHGVAELGAELPCLVANCRTRCRTAVLGGCSFGWCEPWSAGIKQPLTFLFFSGQEADSSRLLSRLFSPTGHRKLGRNHARRRARS